A single genomic interval of Hafnia alvei harbors:
- a CDS encoding methyl-accepting chemotaxis protein, whose protein sequence is MFKNLTIRTGLLILLAVFALLQFTSSGIGMFFLHQNDKDVSFLEVTASEQKALSDSRDAVLRLRSIIDSTVIQLTNNMPVNVPQVVKTLRQELQASQTNFDLFMKIPGITMSRPEIGRIMEKAQADQVSSALANIGLLENFTTPEQLQQSMTSYQESRVKVRKEYDDQYANYVNLRQENLVKASADSTASYTFSIQIMCAILVAVVVLFIIAYFWLDRILVKPLNKVSGYFAQIGKGDLRHPIDVENNNEIGKLCAALQEMQYELIETVKSIRDGVESINIGTQEIAAGNTDLSSRTEEQASALAETAASMEQISSTVKLNADNAVQASSMIQTSASIAHEGEQQMKNMTTKMHTIKTNAQKMGDIISVIDSIAFQTNILALNAAVEAARAGEAGRGFAVVASEVRNLAQRSAQSAKEINSLISESAYQIQEGAELADKTGSTIAEMTSAISKASTMMDSISYASEEQSRGVEQIRVAITQMDQVTQQNAALVEQVATTAANVEDLSGSLTQAVAVFQINGQTTKTVKNSTAVKTAEMLDDENWI, encoded by the coding sequence ATGTTTAAAAATCTAACAATCAGAACAGGGCTGCTCATTTTATTGGCCGTATTTGCCTTACTCCAATTTACATCCAGTGGAATCGGAATGTTTTTTCTTCATCAAAACGATAAAGACGTCAGCTTTCTGGAAGTCACCGCAAGCGAACAAAAAGCACTCTCCGATTCACGTGATGCCGTCTTACGCCTGCGTTCGATTATTGATAGCACCGTTATTCAACTCACCAATAACATGCCGGTTAATGTGCCGCAGGTCGTCAAAACATTACGCCAAGAATTACAAGCTTCGCAGACTAACTTTGACTTGTTCATGAAGATCCCAGGTATAACGATGAGCCGGCCTGAAATCGGTAGGATCATGGAAAAAGCCCAGGCGGATCAGGTTTCAAGCGCGTTGGCGAATATTGGCTTACTGGAAAATTTCACCACACCAGAACAACTGCAACAGTCCATGACCAGCTATCAAGAATCTCGTGTGAAGGTGCGGAAAGAATATGATGACCAGTACGCCAACTATGTGAACCTGCGTCAGGAAAATCTGGTCAAGGCGAGTGCCGATAGCACGGCCTCTTACACGTTCTCCATTCAAATCATGTGCGCTATTTTAGTTGCCGTAGTGGTGCTATTTATCATTGCTTACTTCTGGCTGGATCGCATCTTGGTGAAGCCATTGAACAAGGTATCCGGCTATTTTGCCCAAATTGGTAAAGGCGATCTTCGCCACCCGATTGACGTCGAAAACAATAATGAAATCGGTAAGTTATGCGCCGCACTGCAAGAGATGCAATATGAACTGATTGAAACCGTGAAGTCCATTCGCGACGGCGTGGAGTCGATTAATATTGGCACTCAAGAAATTGCAGCCGGCAACACCGACCTCTCCAGCCGTACGGAAGAGCAGGCATCCGCGCTAGCAGAAACGGCCGCCAGCATGGAGCAGATATCGTCTACGGTTAAGCTCAACGCGGATAACGCCGTGCAAGCCTCCTCCATGATCCAAACATCGGCTTCTATCGCTCATGAAGGCGAGCAGCAGATGAAGAACATGACCACCAAAATGCACACCATCAAAACCAATGCGCAAAAGATGGGCGATATCATTAGCGTCATCGACAGCATTGCTTTCCAAACTAATATACTGGCTCTGAATGCCGCCGTGGAGGCCGCTCGTGCAGGCGAAGCCGGGCGTGGATTTGCCGTTGTCGCCAGCGAAGTGCGTAACCTTGCCCAACGCTCTGCACAGTCAGCAAAAGAAATTAACAGCCTGATTTCTGAATCTGCCTACCAAATTCAAGAAGGTGCGGAACTGGCAGATAAAACGGGGTCAACAATCGCAGAAATGACCAGCGCCATCTCGAAGGCAAGCACGATGATGGACAGCATCTCTTACGCCTCTGAAGAGCAAAGCCGTGGAGTAGAACAAATACGCGTAGCCATCACCCAAATGGATCAGGTCACTCAACAAAATGCGGCCTTGGTCGAGCAGGTCGCAACCAC